In Kaistella sp. 97-N-M2, the sequence AAAACTTCTTGTACAATTTGCTCCAGGGCTTCCGTTTGATTAACCGTACGGGGATAACCGTCGAAAATAAAACCATTGGCATCCGCATTTCTTTTAACTTCGTCGGTTAACATATCGGTGGTTACCTGATCCGGCACCAGATCGCCTTTGTCGATGTACGATTTTGCGAGTCTGCCGAGGTCCGTGTCATTTTTTATATTATAACGGAACAGGTCGCCGGTGGAAATTTGCTTTAAATTAAATTTTTCAATTAAATTTTGTGCCTGAGTTCCTTTTCCGCTTCCCGGCGGACCAAATAGAACAATGTTTATCATTTTATGAGATTTGAAATTCGAAGGAAATTTTTTATTTCTCTTCAATAAAATTACTATTCATTAATACGCCCGTCTTCCAGTTGATACAAATCTTTCAGATTTCTGCCCAGTTCATCATAATCTAAACCATAACCCAAAACAAATTTGTTCGGAATTTCTTTTCCGATATAATCCAGCTTAAAATCCTTCTTGTAAACATCAGGTTTTAAAAGGAATGAAGCCAGCTTTACCGATTTTGGTCTCTGGGTTTCTTTAAAATACTGAAAAAGACTTTCCACGGTATTTCCCGTATCTACAATATCTTCTACGAGGATAATGTGGCGGTCTTTAATGTCCTTCGTAAGTTCCATTTTTTGATAAACGATCCCCGTGGTTTGGGTACCAGAATAAGAACTCATTTGAATAAAAGCGATTTCGCATTTACCGGGATAGTGTTTTAGGAGGTCGGCAAAAAACATAATTACACCATTTAAAACGCCCACAAAAATGGGGGTCTCATCTTTGTAATCTTCGTATATTTTTAATGCTGTTGCTTTTACGATCTCTTGAATTTCTGCATCTTTTAGATACGGAACGAATGTTTTGTCGTGAACTTGAATAGATTCCATAGATAATTTTAGAAAGTGCAAATTTAAGGTTTTTTAAGGGATTTTTTTGAATTTAAATTTTTAGCCCCTTCAAAGCCCGTTTGAAGATAAAAAAGCCGACAATTTTAAGACAAATTTTTGCGCAAAACTTTTAATACCTTACTTTTGTAGAAATCTAAAAAAAGTAAAAATATGGCGACTTATGTGGTTGTTGGTCTTCAGTATGGTGATGAGGGCAAAGGAAAAATAACAGATGTTTTGTCGGCGAAATCCGATTACGTTGTTCGTTTTCAGGGCGGCGATAATGCGGGGCACACCGTGTACGCAGGCGAAGAAAAATTTGTTCTACACTTGCTTCCCTCCGGCGTTCTGCAATGCAAAGGAAAATGCATTATTGCCAATGGCGTGGTGGTAAATCCGAAAGCTTTTCTAAAAGAAATTTCGCAGATCGAAGAAAAAGGCATGCGCAGCGATCACGTTTTCATCAGCCGGAGAGCTCACGTTATTATGCCTTACCATATTTTGCTCGACACGTACCGCGAAGAAGAAGAGGGTGGAACCCATATCGGAACAACAAAAAAAGG encodes:
- a CDS encoding adenylate kinase; amino-acid sequence: MINIVLFGPPGSGKGTQAQNLIEKFNLKQISTGDLFRYNIKNDTDLGRLAKSYIDKGDLVPDQVTTDMLTDEVKRNADANGFIFDGYPRTVNQTEALEQIVQEVLNSKISLCLSLVVEDEILVGRLLKRGETSGRTDDSNEEIIRNRIKEYYAKTAEVAELYKQHGIYVEVNGVGAIEEISEKLFAEVEKIK
- the hpt gene encoding hypoxanthine phosphoribosyltransferase, coding for MESIQVHDKTFVPYLKDAEIQEIVKATALKIYEDYKDETPIFVGVLNGVIMFFADLLKHYPGKCEIAFIQMSSYSGTQTTGIVYQKMELTKDIKDRHIILVEDIVDTGNTVESLFQYFKETQRPKSVKLASFLLKPDVYKKDFKLDYIGKEIPNKFVLGYGLDYDELGRNLKDLYQLEDGRINE